One window from the genome of Aureibacillus halotolerans encodes:
- a CDS encoding ABC transporter ATP-binding protein: MLKVEQLTIATSSTTIVQEVSFKVKAGEWFALVGQSGSGKSMLSQAIGGLLAPNLQATGKIYFKDQDLSTLSKREMRALRGRHLSYVFQDYQGSFTPFRTIGQHFNEYQKTHGTHDKAARKRQALDALSSVGLPESLYTRYPFQLSGGQLQRVSIALALLLKPSLLIADEATTALDSVSSHRILELLFQLQQDTGCAILFITHDWRHVKKYANHIAVMKDGEIVEAGGKHRVLDHPQHPYTKQLIKAAPTLGKTLPSGLEEIQS, from the coding sequence ATGCTGAAGGTTGAACAGCTGACCATCGCTACATCGTCTACAACGATCGTGCAAGAGGTATCGTTTAAAGTGAAGGCAGGCGAGTGGTTTGCCCTCGTTGGTCAGAGTGGGAGTGGGAAAAGCATGTTGTCGCAAGCCATCGGCGGTCTGCTTGCTCCAAATCTCCAGGCGACAGGAAAAATTTATTTTAAGGACCAAGACCTGTCCACGCTATCGAAGCGAGAGATGCGTGCCCTGCGTGGGCGCCATCTCTCCTATGTGTTTCAGGATTACCAAGGCTCGTTTACCCCATTTCGCACCATTGGGCAACATTTTAACGAATACCAAAAAACACACGGCACCCATGATAAAGCAGCTCGGAAGCGGCAGGCCCTCGATGCGCTAAGCTCTGTCGGACTGCCAGAATCGCTATACACACGATATCCGTTTCAATTGAGCGGGGGGCAGCTTCAGCGCGTATCCATTGCTTTGGCTCTCTTGCTAAAGCCCTCACTGCTGATTGCCGACGAGGCGACTACGGCACTGGATAGTGTGTCGTCCCACCGTATTTTGGAGCTGCTTTTTCAACTGCAGCAGGACACAGGCTGTGCCATATTGTTTATTACGCACGACTGGCGCCATGTGAAGAAATACGCCAATCACATTGCCGTCATGAAGGATGGCGAGATCGTTGAAGCAGGCGGCAAACATCGCGTGCTTGATCACCCACAGCATCCTTATACGAAGCAGCTCATCAAAGCGGCACCAACCCTCGGGAAAACCTTGCCTTCTGGACTGGAGGAGATCCAATCGTGA